TAATGAATGCTATTCTTTCCTTGTCAGCTTTGTGCATCAGGATTTGGCTATAACCACTATAAGCATCCAAGAAGCTTAGAATCCAATATCCTATGGAGGAGTCAATCATATTATCTATATTGGGTAaagaaaaatagttttttagGCAGGCTTTGTTTAAATCGATGCAATCCACACACATTCACCACTTTTCATTAGACTTTTTTACCATCACCACATTCGACAACCAAGTGGAATATGTAAATTCTCAAATGAACCCAGCATCCAGTAATCCCTGGACTTGGCTTTTGACCTCGGCTGCTCGGTTGGGTGACATCTTTCGATGTCGCTGCGCAACTGGCTTGAAAGCGGGGTCAATAGCCAATTGATGGGACATGAATGCAGAGTCTATTCCGGGCATATCAGTAGGTTCCCAAGCAAATAAGTCTACATTACCTCTCAAGAAACTCTAGAGTTTCGATTTCAGGGGGTAAGGTAGCTCTTTAGTAATCATAGTATATTTTTCTGGCTTGTCcttaatttgaaaatttctaagcTCTCTGTTAGGCTCTGGCCTCAGGTTCTCTTGAATACAGGTATCCAGGTCAACAAGCAAGACTCCAGtagactctttatccttatctcgAAGTGTGAGACTGGCTTTGTTACACTTGACTGCGAACACCCGATCTCCTCGAATCGTTGCAACACGATTTTTTTCCGTCAGGAACTTCATGATCAAGAACTTGGTTGAGATGAACGCATACAAATCGTTGCGGGTATTCCTCCCCAAATGATATTGTATGCTGTAGAATCTTGGAGGACAACGAACTCGGCTTGTACTGCCCTTATGTTCATCCCTTCCTCTAAAGTAAAAAGGAGATCCATGGCTCTATCTGGTGTGATGTAACGATCTCCCAGGCCAATAATCCCTAGGAGATGGGGTTTTAGGTGCTGGTCCTTTAACCCTAGGACATCAAATACATTCCTAAAAAGAAGGTTTGAGTCTGTACCGGTATCAACAAGGATCATCTTTACAATGCCATTACCCAACCTGGCTGTGATAACGAGGGGCTCGTCCTCATCTGATGTGGCGACCTGGAAGTTTTCCGATGTGAACTAGACTGGTGGAACACTtgttactttgataactttcgAGGTTGCGGCTTTAACGTCTCTTCTTACAGCGTTGTTGGACCTTGGCAACCTATTCCTTCCAACCACCACATTGACTATGACCTGAGCTGTGTCCTCCATGCTCTCTGGAGGTCTAGAGCTCCTTGAATATTTGGTTTCTCGATCTTCATCCTCATTACGCCGTCTTGGCGGTCGTATGTGCTGGACGAATTCAGGAAGCTTTCTATCTTGGATTGTCTGCTCCAAGGCATCTGTCAGATTAATACAATCTTCAGTCTTGTGACTATGGGACTTATGGTAGTCGCAGTATTGGGATTATTTAACGAGGCTCTCGGTCAGATATGCCTTGCTTTCGGTAAAATACCTCGATGAGAAACTTGCTGATAAATCTCAGAAAGTGAGGCCACTAATGGAGTGTAGGAAGTGAACTTCCCGACTCGAAGAACTGAAGGTTTTGAAGTTTGCCCCGAGCTACCTCCCATCTGAGGAGACGGTGTTAGGTTCTTTCTTTTGGTAGAAACTACCTTTGACTCATCCTCGTCTCGCATGTACTCCAACGCGATTTGATGGATTTCCTCCATGAATTTCACATTCTTGGAGGTTAGGTGTCTacgaaaatttgcttccaataATCCAGCAATTAGGCACAAGCACACAACCTCAGGGGTTCGCGTGTTTTCCTCTAAAAGTCCTTTGTTGAATTGATCCAAGTAGTCTCGAATGCTTTCACCCATCCTTTGTTCTACTCCCAACGAAGAAATGGGGTGTTTTGCTTGAGTTCTTCTGGTAGTAAAGTGAGCTAAAACTTGAACTTGATATCAAGAAAAGAGGATATTGACCTTGTGGAAAGGGTGCTAAACTATACCATGGCAGGTCCTGACAATGTTATCGAGAGAGCCTTACACCGAATTGCGTCTTCAACCCCTTCCAAATTCATCCTAGCCTCGAAGACATCAATATGCTCTTGAGAATCCATCTTTCTGTCATACTTCAAGTCTGTTGGCTTGTCGAAATGATTTGGCAATCAAACTTGGAGTACGTGAGAGGCAAACGGGGTCTAACCCATGATAACGTATTCTCGGGATTTCCTATGCCTTTTAGGAGTTGGACTCCTTTGCGGAGTTCTCCTCCTTTTAGATTGGATGGATCGGGACTCCTCCCTTGCCCGAGAATTACCGTGTCGTCGGGGTGACTTTCTCTCGTCTTTATGACATGGAGCAGAAGGTGAAACTTGTTGATGCTCCCTCCTGTGTTCATGGTTTCCAGCACGAGGTTCCTCCCATTCCTTAGCTGGGTGACTTTGAGAACAGGACTGCCTTAATAACGACCGTTCAGCCAATTTCTGTTAAAGTTCCAGCTGGTATCGTTCCAACTATTATACCCTATGCTACATTTTTTGTAGGGCATGGTGATAGTCATCTCCAATGCCAGCGAAATGACAGGTTTCTCGCTTAATGGGTTTACGATTTTCGTAGCCAGGAGGGACTTTCTCTCGACTCGGTATGACGTTTGTCTTGTGTCCATCTTCTAATTGTTGGCTCTTCTACAGAGTTTCCAAATTAACAGTAGATTGAATTCGTCGTTCGGTCATGATTCTTATAGAGCGGGATCCCTACAAACAGCGTCAAATGTTCGTGCTCGGAGCCAGGTCATGACCTAAAGGGGGTGGAGACAGGAGATCCCAACTTCGTTAAGTGCAGAACCAGGTCGGGTAGGCAACCTACAAGACACTCTGATGCTAAAGTCAGTAGAATGTGAGCTTGTAAAGTGAGTTTTTTGTGTCTTTACCTAGTGGTTGGCTCTCCCTTTTAGTTTTTACCCTTTGGGGCTGCCGTTTTTCTGCCATTAAGTGCTCATCATGACGCATTATTTGTCGGGATTTGGCGGATACGGAATATGGTGGCCTATCCATTGTGGTATTCAGCCGTTATCCCGTAAGGTCTATGACGGCCTTAATTACTTGGTCGGTTATGTTTTCTTTTGTCCGAAACAGCCAGATTAGGCAGCATGTGTTCTGTGTAGATGTAGATGAACTGATATTTCAAGTTCACACTGCCAAACGGTGTTTATGAATCAGATCTAATCTGTATATCAGTAGTGTTTATCtgaatttaatttgaaaattacgGATACAGATCTGATTTGCAATGATATCGGATGAGATCTGATCCACACACTAATAGAATTGAATTGCggattttatatatgtattcgcATATATGCGGAtccacaaaaattaataaataaataaataaatatttttatgcttcatttcaactaataattatcatatatgttgtattattttatttttattatttaagaaaagtatgtttgatattatttttagagtaaacatatttaaaagagtataaaaaatagattttattgatactttttaataaaactaagtttttaaaaatattttgtgtttttgcgATATCCAATATATCGGATCGGAGCTTAAAAATGGTGGATattggatccgatccgatccgattatTTTAGTGCGAATTGGATTAAGACTTTGGGCATATCCGATCTGATCTGCAGTTGTCCCTAACTACTTTTGCCCCCCAAAATCTAATTTGTGTTTGCACCCTTATTATTACCGATTAACTACTTTTGTCCCCAAAATCTATTTTGTGTTTGCACCCTTGTTATTACCGATTACGGACAATGGGTTAATATTAGAAGCAACTAGTGCTTTTGTCATAGAAATATAAATCTTTTGAAATTGCATTGGCTTTGTCttgatattataaattatagtaaaaaaaatttataaaattaaattatttttataaaaatgttacAGGAGACAAANNNNNNNGAGACAAAAGTCTTCATCAACTAAAAAGTCCAGTCTctctgtaaataaaaaaatcaaataataagatttttagttattattttcatgtgaaagaatttaattttttattaataactaattttaacattcattatctaaaaatagaaagaatttaatgtgtatatttttatatttgattaggtGTATGTTAAATCTgttgcacaaataaaaataatcaatttttatgcttattatttaaaaataatatttttttgtctctatatatatatataaaaatataattagataaaattattttttaattatatttaatgataaatttaatatattttttgtaattttattaatttatttaaattatattattttattaattgttttttttgtagaacataaagataaagcgataaagaataagagagaaaagagagagaaagataaaagagaagaattttgttaattttggagaaaaatattatattttaattataataaaaagatatctcatgacatattttgatttatcaaattagtaatataaaatataaattataagttatatagaataagaaagataaagaaaaatagaaaaagaaaagagatatTAGACTAAACCACCAAAAATATCCATAAAAGATTGATTTGCTCATAAAAATAATCATAGAAAATCGTAATAAGTCATATGCCCACAATTAATGAGTTTCGTTTGTTAAATGTGACCAAAAGTTGGAAGAGTTCTGTTAGGCTATGTAACGTGTCTATAGCCATTCCAACGtggcaaaaatattttcttaggtggattaatttttttgtaaaaattgtatttatttagttaattaaaagaaaatgactTACTCCTTCaaagtgaaaataaagaaaaaataggaAGTGTTACTTCTTTTTGAGTGTGAAACTTAATCATCCTCTAACAGAGCAAtttttgatcttcttctttGGCGTAACCCAttattctcttattctattcTTGCGACAACATCGGAGAGGGAGGTTGCTGCTTTCTCAAAAAAATGTGTTTAAATGCGATTGCTTTTCTAAAAGAATGTGTTTAAATGCGATTTCTGTCACATTTAAAAGCTTTGAAGAGATAatacttttataaataaagtGATTCAATGACCGAAACCTCTAAGTTAtaagaattttttgtttaatgtgCAAAAATTAGGTCAATTGTATTTATTTAAGATAAGGTTTGGATTTGCAATAACGTACATTATATCTTCGTCCCTTTATTTAAGttgtataatttttatagtGTAATTGTTGTTCTTGAAATCAAAGTAATGGTGAAGTTAGGCGATAGACAGTTAGAGTTTGGGGTAATTTGGAGTTGGTGAGATTGTCACTAatggtaaatttttttattattttacagaGATGGCTACAATAAATATCACTCTAGAGATATATCACAGAGAAAAATTTGAGAGTATTAAGGATGAAAGAACAATGGAATAGCTCCTGAAAAGTTGTTACCTTCGCTTGTATTAgatcctctcaatttttttctcaCTTAAGAAAaatgtgatctctcaccattaattttataagtgagaTTAAGAGAAAACATGAAAGAGAAATCATTGAAATATTAGAAATCATACTTTATTctctcaatttaaaaaaaaaaatgagagaattCATTTTTGTTACTTCTCTCCTTAAcatttctcaaattctttcagCTATATTATTGTGGAGTAGCTTGGAACGACGGATGGTTGTGTTCGGATATAGTTTCACTCTACGAAGATTGGATTCCAACGAAGAACAAAGAATTAAGGTTCGTATTATCCCTAAATGGTATTAAATATACGTGGACTTAGTAGCACTGGCCACATAAAAGGCTATCTCGTGTTTGGTTATTTTTATACACATGATTAAATTTTTGTGGGTATTTCATGAATTACAATCTTCTATAGTTACGGTTAACGAATCAATTTTTTATGGTTACTCTTGGTAGTTTAGTCTAGATAAGAGGATGgaagaataaaatttattaattttggaggaaaatatttCATCTCAATTTTAATGAGAGAGTGTCATATAATACATTTTGattgttaaattaataatataataatatagctatattttaattttaattttaattataattagaaaatattatgttacacattttgattgcaaaatttgtaattaatcattaataatgatatataagagaGATAAAATGAGTGAaaggataaaagataaaaactctttaattttagaaaaattaattgatttgaattataACAAGTGAGTAATGTATAgtatattttgattgtaaaATGAGTATTATATAATAGATTAAATTAGACTCTCTCTTTATAGATTGATTAGACTGCTACACTttctcataaaataaaaaaaattgtttaaagaGGTAGCCTGTCTCATTCATATTAACATGCAttgcatttttaattttagttaggaAAGTAAAAGAGGGATGAAAAAGAACCAAGAAGCATAGATTGTATGTGTGTAAACACCATAATTGAAGGAGAAAAGTGAAATGCTCGTGCATGGGAACATAATCAAGAAGATTAATCATTTCATGGCCTGCAGTAGttctataaataaaaagttagtGGAATCTGGTTGATGAATATTGTTGTGGACCCTCCAGATCAGGGTCATTTTGCGCATTCTATCATGTCTCATTCCATTGCAAGATTGAAGGAAATCTCCCTGAAATTAAATTCTATGATAATTACCATAAAGGCATTGTGTGGTTGCAAGCTAAGGCCTCATCTGAATGCGTTAATATATAACTTGCAAGCAAAATTCATTCAACATACAATTTGCGTGTTAaagttcatttttatttatgatggCGAATTGGAATAAAAATGTAATCAATCATAGGCCTGAATATCATCGGATGGCCACACCCACATCACTTCCTTTTCACATGCGATGAAAACATTTTGAACCTGTAAAGCTAGACCATTCACAATTTCACACTCAATAGTCATCtcaactcatcatcatcattattcgTACGCTGGTTGGTGTTATTATCTCaccccaattttttttttcatttcttataTAAGTTATAATACTTCTCAATTTTGAGATTCCTtaactaatataaattaaaaaaaaaatagtaaacacAGTGTAACAGAAAAAGTagtaataaaaagtaaaaacgtCACTTTAATTACTCTTAAACCTTTAGTTACcacaaaatactaaaaagtaaaaGCCACCCAAACTAAAAGATCAAAATTACAGGAAGACCGGAATTTACATAGAGAAGGATTCACATATtttccttttgctttttttttttcacacacTACACATTTTGACTCACACAGTAAAAcctatccttttttttttcaaagtaatCAAAACGGTTGAAATCGTAGTCCGGAAATCACGGTCCTCCCTTGTTTGCGTAGGTATTGACGAGAGCCAAAGCGTTGCTCGTGAACTTCTTCACCTTCGTTACGCGGTCGCACACGTCCGCCTTAACCGGACACTCCGCCACATCCTGGAATCCGTCCGTACAAGTCTCTTCGTCGGTGAGTGCGGCGCTCATCCACGTCTGTACGTTGCTCATCTGGAACAGGAACGAGCCGGCGCCGGTTCCAGCGGCTCCAATTTGCCGCATCTGCTTCAGCGAACCGCGAATTTCGTCGACGGCGTCACCGAGATTAGTGAAACAGTCGTGAAGCGCGGAGGTTGCGCGCGAATCGGCGGTGTAGTCGGCGTCGCGAGTGAGGTTGGAGACGTAGGAGGCAGTGCGGTGGACCTTAGAGAGTGTGACGGCGATAGCGACGCGAGCGAGCTGGCCGGGATCCTGCTGGACCGCATTGGCGTAGCGAGAGAGGGAGGAGTAGCAGACGTCCGGGTAAAGCGTGTTGTTGCAGCTCGTTCGGATGAAGGTTGTATCGCCGTCGTCAGCTGCGGGTGCAGCGGGAGAATCGGCATCGTAAAAGGCGGTGACTGTCCGGTGGAGGTTCGAGAATGTGGCTAGCAAGCAGAGAAGGGAGAGGAAGAGGAGACAGTGAGGCCGTTGAGTTCTCATGGTTGGTTTGTGTtttctcttttccctttttctgtTTCGTTCTGTTAAGAGTTTGTTTTTGTGTGGGGAAAGCGAGTGAGAGGCGGGGTTTTGTAGGCATTAGTTATGGCTGGAATTACCTCATGCCCAATTTATTTGGTTTTAATAACGAGAATGCCATCAccctctctcttttttatttatttaaataaaaaatacttttataagCTGTAAgagactttttttaattttatatttagcaaATTGCTTAACCAAAATTGAcctctatattttgttttatttttcaaaatatttttattgtttaaagaataaattcacaaaaatatttattagttttaaattattaactttaaaaataaaatatcttaatttttaattatagttataaaaattatatcaaaatgtctaaattattttttgaaaaaacatatttataattaaatatttttgttgcattaaaaATACTTTGGAATTTGTtatcattaataaatttaaaagtaattttatcaataatttaataatttgaagtattttttatggtttactttatttagttttatttatttatttacgtatttatttttttgagggAGGGAGGGGGATGGGATCAGAACTCATCAGCCTTTCGGCCTTTCCTTGTCTATGGTTCGGCAATAGACAGTTTGGACTTTCCGAATTTGGCAGTTCTGGGCTTATGGctcctatttttattttcttttaagtaataatattcaattaacaaaatataagagaTTGTATTATCATGCAATAATATAGCATGAATACATTGAGCTTGATTCTTTGTTCTTTaagaaaaaaacatattttttaaaaaatagtacttgttttattttattttttaatcattttttatttctagaaaaatgaaataacaaataattttctgtgatttttgagAAATAGGCATGAAGCAGAAGCAATTGAAGAGAGAAAagttttacaaaatataaaattacataaatttatatattcttaataaaaacaaatatacttattaaaaaaattaaaatcttaacTACTGTATAAATTCATATGAGATTTTTTATTGAACtatcctaaaaaaatggaattgatttatatattgtggttattaaaataaagtttttaattaaaattccattaaaaagataagatagttattatattctattaaaactttatgtaattattttatagcaataagtaattaaatctttaaatttttcaaaaataccgTGTTATAGTGTTatgtaaaatagttttattctcaagactataattataattttctataaaaatattatttatgtatttattatatatcCAAATAGCTaactgttttttattctaataaaaatattttctacttCTAAAAAAAATGCTTGTTTCAACCgcataaataaattttcattagCTTAAAAGAAACTAGCAAACATGACACATGATTTGACAAAGTTTAGTAATATTCGCTTAGGTACAATATCCATAAGTAGcaattaaacttaaattttattaaaaacaatttttctgataaaattaaaaacaaattttaatttataacattttcaataaatgaaaaattgcaCGGTTACATTAAGATAATACTGAAAGTCACCATTCACTAATTACTTTAAATAAAAgatagatattatatatatttaattatatttacgTTTAAATGATTAGAATTCCGTCTTTTcagtattattttataattactaCTTATGTAAAGAACTTTGTCAATAAGGCATTAAAAAGATGAGAGTAGGAAAATATATAGAAATTGTTTAGACATATTTTAGTTGATTATTATCTTCCCCAAATATATGAAGTTAGAATTGTAAATTGTAATGGACGGTTTGTATGGAgtattaaatgtaaaaataatgtGTTGTGGATATATCATATATTACGATCAGGACAAGAAAAGAGTAGTACTATGCgttcataaaactcgaaaatgGTCCAGACTATGAGAGTAATGCATAACTGATGAGTTTTCTTGTCTATGAAAGATTGCAAAAGTAACAAGTCTGTGTTAATTGATATAGtacatattatattttatatacgtGGCATAATCCATAAGTCTAtcttattgtattatttttgtttcatcCCCTAAGGTTCCGGGGTTATGTCATCATCAAAGGCATGGTTGTAGATTTTTTCTCTCCTCTTATCAAAATGCTAATTATTGATGAGTCGTATGGCATGTCTCACACAGATTTTTTCGATGGATTTCTAACacaaataatttgtaaaaaattatataatatttttttgttttacaaaTTCGTAACAAGTGTGCTAAGTAAATTAAAGTTCTTACAAAGTTTAATACACTGATGAATGTATTAAAACTCAAAACACTTTTCCttctttagaaaaaaaagataattatatttaatactaatatattttattcataaacaTCAATAGATCCTCTTAGTATATAGTTTTGGTATATCCATATACATGAAGGTCAAAAAGtacattatattattattgaatgTAAAACTAAGTTTGTTTGCTAAATAAGTTATGTATCAAAAAGGCAAATTAGTTATTGCtcacataaaataatttttttatatttatctagaAATTATGTAAATACGTAATTGtaattaaatatgtttaaatatgtttaaaaaataataatttattattttattaaaatatagttGGATATGAAAAACGTACATATCAGTAGAGAGTGTCATATGAGTATATAGTATCTAAAATATGTACACCACGTGAACTTGACGACTCAACAAAGTTTCCATATTTGATATGAAATAACTAATTTAGGGTAGGAGTCTTAATCAAGAATAAGAAAAAGGTCCTGTGAGGATTAATTCTATTTGGAAGGCGATAAGAAGCACAATAATAGCAGGCATGTGTACGTAACGTAAAACCACTTCATGGTTTTCTTTCTTAGCTTGTTCTTTTTGTATAATggcaataaataataactaataatatataagagCGAGTGGAAGCGACCACAGCATCCATGGTTGGCAATGGCATATGGCCGTGCCCACTTCAATTTTGCGGCTAGTGCTGTGCTCAGCAGAAGAACGATTACAATTTACaacttatatttttcaattaccactttcctctttctttttgaTTATTGTTTCTTGCTTTTTTCGTTTGGGCATGAAGACAGATGGTTAACGTTATCAAAGTTCCAATGCTtgaatatgaaaattttaaatcttgttgATAGATATGAAAATTTTATCAGTGATGCAATATGTTATATGTGATTCCTcctgaaaataataaaaatatttgaaataaaatatattaacaaCAATTGCATGAAACAACAAAGATCATAATGCATGTATGGTATTAATTTATCTTATCATATAATTGATATATAACACATGTCAAACATACACTAATTAAGCATTAGTCTCCATTCCATAACAGAAGTGCACCGACCAAAAGAGCATTCAATTAAAGTGGCATTGCTCATTCTAGTTTCTAACGaatgaaagggaaaaaaatccaACGTGGCTGAGTGTAGTTGGAGGCCACTATATAACTATGTCGATGGGTATCAACCtaacaaaaagcaaaaatagttGAAGTACCTGGGTCAGATGAGCACATTTTTCTCGGATATTGGGGTTGTTAGGGAAATTGGAGAGAGACCATAGAAATGTATGAAATATAGCATTAGTATAGCAATAATGTTGCTCACGCTTGCCCACTAGGCCCCAAGCGTGAAACTTTTTCACATAGTGGCCTCCTTGCCTTCCCTTCCACACACAAACAcacttttatttacattaaaaataagagaatccaTTCCAGTAAATTCTACCTTCTCTTCCCCTGTGCACAAGCATAATCATTGTGAttggaaaaaaaaggaaagaaaagaaaaaaaaaatccaatctAGTCTAAAATAATCTCTATAGGTTATATGACGAatccatttttaattttattttgagtaaTATTCCAAATAGATTTCCAGCCAAAAAATTTGTCATTCCACGAATTTGATTTTCAGAAAAATTAATTAGGTCTTTGGTCCCCAAGATCTATAGAAATATGTCGGATCCATCCCCATGTTAGCTAGGTTTAGCCGGTAAAAACCATTCTTTTTCTGATGTGTCAAGTAAAGTGATACGGATCGCTCAAAAGATAATTTAGTCCATGTATACATGACAAATACAACAACAAAACAATCTGTTTTAAGTGAACAGATTCgtctttaattttagtttttaaatgcTTATAAATAACGACGGTTAAGAATCTATttgatttataataaaaattttaaagaacttatttaatttatattatgaaTCATCAAGGACACTATTATCATAATATAATTGTTTCATATATGTGGTAACTAACAAGACCTGCTGCTGTACAACATAATGCTACCTCCAATGTGGTACCTCATTTTGGGAGGCATGTAAATACTGTAAGTGGAATTGTTTTGGGTGTTCTATATTTTATCCATAACATTGTATGCTAAATAAGTTACTCTTACTAAtttgaaatttcaaaatatacTTGTTCAAGGACAATAATATGTGCATGGTAGATCTCTCCAACAACTCGCTAAGTGtccaaaacaaataataataagattgaAAGG
The genomic region above belongs to Arachis duranensis cultivar V14167 chromosome 3, aradu.V14167.gnm2.J7QH, whole genome shotgun sequence and contains:
- the LOC107478743 gene encoding 21 kDa protein, with amino-acid sequence MRTQRPHCLLFLSLLCLLATFSNLHRTVTAFYDADSPAAPAADDGDTTFIRTSCNNTLYPDVCYSSLSRYANAVQQDPGQLARVAIAVTLSKVHRTASYVSNLTRDADYTADSRATSALHDCFTNLGDAVDEIRGSLKQMRQIGAAGTGAGSFLFQMSNVQTWMSAALTDEETCTDGFQDVAECPVKADVCDRVTKVKKFTSNALALVNTYANKGGP